The DNA segment GCTTGATTGTTCATTTTGTTTCCCCTTGTCGTTGCGGTGAAGTCACTATACGAACACTTGGGAAAAGAAAGGAGCGAAGCTCCTGAAACGGAGGTTCTTCGCTGCTATGCAGGATGGTTTTCTCGAAGTTGGTGCCGTACAGAACAGGGGAACTTGAGAGTAGCTGAAATTCCCCTGTTTTATAGCAAGTGGCCAAATGGGCGGTTTAAAGTAAAAATCGCAAAAAAAAAGCATCATTTACGATGATGCTTTTGGTTTCTTTTTATAATAAAAACAGATGGTTATAGATAAAATACTAATCCGATAGTTTCATTACATCAGAGACTTTCATTTGCTTCAAATGGCTATTTTTGTTCATGAAGTAAAGGAATTGTCGGATAAAGTCAGTTGTGCAGGATTTAAGGGCCAAAGGCCTGTCGGTATCTTTGATTTGGCTGGACTGCCTCATTTCGCTTTCTTCGTCATCGTCTGTATATAGTAGTCTGGATAACCTGTCGTCAGAAACACGGATTTTTTTAACGGCTGCCCACACCAAGATATCCAACATAGGTATTACACGATAACTGATGAGTTTCTTGATAGTTCCGTATCCAAAACGAACAGATTCCAATGGGTTTTCATCAATACCCTTAATTTTACGCCATTGCGGTAATGCAGCTTTAAGCGACTCTGCAATCTCTTCGTCTGTGCCACTTGCCAAATCAATCTCGATCATGACTGTTCGTGTAAACTGATCTGGCATAATGTCTGAAAGTGATTCCTCTCGAAGCTCTGCGTTTATAGAATAATTGTTACCTTCATGCCAAACAAAACCTCCGCGTTGCATAGCAATAATGCTCGTTTCAGCAAGGCGATCAAGAGTTGTTAGAAAAAAATGGGGGGGCTGAAAAAGTTTGTTGGCAGGAGTCATGTATCCAAGTTGCCCTTCTGGAATCAAAAAAGGGTTACCGGTGAAAATCTTTGAGAAGTAACCCATAAGAGTTCTGCTCTCAAACTCTTCCCGATACTCCTTAAAGAACAGATTCCGGGCCCATAACTCGTGATAGAAGTGTATCAATGAGAGATCTTCAAACTTGCGATAGTTATCTATGTTAAGCCAAGCTTTGATTTCTTTTGTATGCTCTAGTGACCAGTTGTTCAAAATCCATTCTCCACCTATGCTGGTACTGCCCTACGGGTACAATTCAGTTATGCTTAAAAACTACCGTATACACTAATCGGTGGAAAGCAGATCCTGCTTACGCAGTTCAACTCCCAGTTGGTAGCTGAACTGAGGATTTGTTATCTTTTGATACAATTTGCCAATCAGCTAATCGTGAGAATTCATACCATTAAGATTTATGGTTCCTTTTTAGAACCACCAATAAAATATAAATAAAAAATTAATCTAAAAATCAATGGTTTAAATAGCTAATCACAGGGACGCCAGCTTGATAGGACTGCAACCGGACAGCGGCAATAAAAACAGCCACTTAAGGACACTGACCAGACAGTGCGCAGACCGAGAAAAGACAAAAATATACACGTGAAATGCACGTGCACTTTAAAAGAACCCCAGATCTCACGGTCTGGGGTTTTTCTATTTGTAACTAAGGGTAACAAAAACACATCCCCCTTTCGCGCTCCGCTCACCTTGACACTGTTTATTTTTACAGTAAAAATACTGTATACAATCACAGTAATTTTCCGGGGGGCTTTTATGTTCGTTGAACTGGTTTATGACAAGCGTAATGTCGAGGGGCTACCGGACGCAAGAAACATCATTCTTAACGAGCTGACAAAGCGCGTACACCGGATCTTCCCCGACGCCGACGTGAGAGTTAAGCCAATGCAGGCTAACGCATTAAACAGCGACTGCACAAAGACCGAAAAAGAGCGGCTAAACAGAATGCTGGAAGAGATGTTTGAAGAAGCCGATATGTGGCTGGTGAACGAATTATGAGCATGGACAACATGATTATTGCCGGGGTAAGAATATATTTCCCGCCTGGCACCGAACTCCCTGTTCCAACGCCTGAACTCAGGACATTTGCCATCGTCAGCAAAGACCCGCCTGGACATCTGGTGCTTGAGTACAAAAACAGGCAGTAGGTTCCTGTACTGACCCGGCTTTTTGATGATTCAGCACATGCGATTTCAGCTATAACAAGCCTGAGCAAAAAGACGTGGCATTAATACTTAAAACACATTGATCCGTCATGCCGGGCAGATACAATCCGCGGCGGCTGGCAACATTCTATATTCGCACGCCAGCTGTCCGTACCATGCTCTTCCATGCGGCGTGGTTGCTACTCTATTAATTCTACTGATGAGAATCTTGCTGTAGATCGCATACGGCCTTGCCGCTCTCACCACTTTCACAGCCTTCCTGTTACGCCATATAAAGCAACTCGATTGGGAATTTCCAGTTACTGACGCAAATACGGAACATACAATCACATACACATCTTTACATTTGGTGGTTTTCATGAATACTACTAAATGATTATGTTAACACGATGAAATTCAACGGATGAAATATGAATATATTTGAACAAACTCCACCAAACCGCAGGCGTTATGGCCTGGCTGCATTTATTGGGTTAATCGCTGGTATCGTATCAGCATTTGTTAAATGGGGCGCTGAAGTACCTTTGCCACCCCGCAGTCCGACTGATATGTTCACTGCTGCATGCGGGCCGGAATCATTAATCAGGGCTGCCGGGCAAATTGACTGTTCCCGCAATTTCCTGAATCCCCCTTATATTTTCCTTCGTGACTGGATGGGGCTTGCTGATCCTAACGCTGCCGTCTACACCTTTGCCGGGCATGTGTTTAACTGGGTTGGCGTAACACACATCATCTTTTCGATTGTCTTCGCAGTGGGTTACTGTGTTGTTGCTGAAGTTTTCCCCAAAATTAAACTCTGGCAGGGTTTGCTGGCTGGTGCGCTGGCACAGCTTTTCGTACATATGATTTCCTTCCCTCTCATGGGGCTGACTCCACCTTTGGTTGACCTTCCATGGTATGAGAATGTATCCGAAATTTTTGGACATTTAATCTGGTTCTGGTCCATCGAAATTATCCGTCGGGATCTGCGTAACAGGATTACTCATCAACCGGACCCGGAGATCCCTTTGGGAACAAGCCGGTGACAAATTCTTAATGTGGTAAAATGGCGCAAACACAGCGCCATTTTTTAGTATCCATTTACTGAACTCCTGAGTTGCCTGTTTTAATCTCTCGCTAATCCCCTCTTCCCGGCTCTGACATTCCTGTTCTGTGAAAAAGAGAATAAACCACTTTCCATCCGTGCACCCGAATGTTCTTAA comes from the Citrobacter koseri ATCC BAA-895 genome and includes:
- a CDS encoding DUF6387 family protein, with product MNNWSLEHTKEIKAWLNIDNYRKFEDLSLIHFYHELWARNLFFKEYREEFESRTLMGYFSKIFTGNPFLIPEGQLGYMTPANKLFQPPHFFLTTLDRLAETSIIAMQRGGFVWHEGNNYSINAELREESLSDIMPDQFTRTVMIEIDLASGTDEEIAESLKAALPQWRKIKGIDENPLESVRFGYGTIKKLISYRVIPMLDILVWAAVKKIRVSDDRLSRLLYTDDDEESEMRQSSQIKDTDRPLALKSCTTDFIRQFLYFMNKNSHLKQMKVSDVMKLSD
- a CDS encoding DinI family protein: MFVELVYDKRNVEGLPDARNIILNELTKRVHRIFPDADVRVKPMQANALNSDCTKTEKERLNRMLEEMFEEADMWLVNEL
- a CDS encoding YagU family protein, with translation MNIFEQTPPNRRRYGLAAFIGLIAGIVSAFVKWGAEVPLPPRSPTDMFTAACGPESLIRAAGQIDCSRNFLNPPYIFLRDWMGLADPNAAVYTFAGHVFNWVGVTHIIFSIVFAVGYCVVAEVFPKIKLWQGLLAGALAQLFVHMISFPLMGLTPPLVDLPWYENVSEIFGHLIWFWSIEIIRRDLRNRITHQPDPEIPLGTSR